From the Choristoneura fumiferana unplaced genomic scaffold, NRCan_CFum_1 Sck3bRy_104;HRSCAF=289_pilon, whole genome shotgun sequence genome, the window CGCACCTGTAAAGCTTATATTGCCTTATTTGTATGTACCGTGACCAAGGCCATTCATTTGGAATTAGTGAGTGACCTTTCCACTGCAGCTTTTATAGCTGCGTTTCGCCGTTTCACTTCCAGGCGCGGTCATTGTAGTGACCTGTGGAGTGATTGTGCCACCAACTTCGTTGGTGCCTCTAAAGAATTAgatttaatgtttaaaaatagaaattcgGAAGCAGTTGGAGAAATAGCTGAAATTCTTGCCAACGATAATACGACCTGGCATTTCATACCTCCTGGCTCGCCTCATTTCGGAGGACTCTGGGAAGCCGGAGTTAAATCCATTAAAACCCACCTTAAACGCGTCATTGGCCAGACTCTTCTCACGTTCGAAGAGTATACCACTTTGCTGACTCAAGTTGAGTCTTGTGTAAATTCGCGACCTTTAGCTCCTATCAGTAATTCTATTAATGATGTTTCTCCAATTACACCCGGACATTTTCTCATAGGAGAAGCTCCTCTTACTGTTCCGGAAGAAAGTCTCGAGTCAGTCACTGGTTCTCGATTAGACCGGTGGCAAATGCTTCAAAAAATGTTGCAATGTCTCTGGTCTCGCTGGAGCTCTGAATATTTAACCACTCTCCAGAATCGCCCTAAGTGGACGGTCAGAAATCCAGACCCAGAAATTGGAAATATAGTTCTCGTCAAGGATGAGAGACTTCCCCCCGGAAAGTGGTTGTTAGGCCGTATTATAGATAAGCACCCTGGTCGAGATGGCTTAACTCGCGTAGTTAcattaaagtataaaaatagtaCCTTCCGCAGGCCGATAACAAAGATCTGTCCTCTACCTCTGGTTGCTTAACTATGTTCATTAGAAATAAGTTAAAATTGAAGTACCTAGATCGTTATTGGCGATCTATTCGTTTggagttgtatttattttattattaaaaaggaCTAGTCGTCCTTGGGGGCCGGTAATGTTGAATGTCTTAcgttaaaaatcataattacaGTAAACACACTCTAGATGGCTCTGTACCGCCCACCCGTTAAGATAACGCTGTGCTCCCTTGCAATAGTTTTAAGTTAATTAGTTCCAAAAGCTACTAATAGATGGCGCTTATCCCTCGCCGTAACATGCTAACGATGTGTTCCTTTAAAAGTTTAAGATGTTTGTTGTTTTGCTTAATAAATGAGTTTCAAAGAATAAACAGTGCAGTGTTATTATAAAGTCAGGTGTTCAGTGAAAGTGTAGTGAGcaacaatttttaaaaaaataagtcacagcaaaatATCAATTAGCAAGGAcgtatgatcatttacattattttggtatcataagtaataggtactgtttttttaaaaacgtttttcaataaaaagactcgttaagattgtttaccctttttttaatgctaaaaaaacaaagtataacTACATCAAACATTATCAGATGTCCTTGTCGGGATATTTTATCACGTTTATGTGTgtagtttgactgaacaccctGTAAATGTTGTTTAAGGAATATCCTAATCATTATCAAGTTGATAAAGGTTTACATGATTCTGAATCAATTAAACCTCAATTTGAATTAATATAGCAGATGCAAAATAAGTTATCTGCAACGCTCCGGTGTTGGCGGCTATCAGAATAAGtttcttattttcatgtttAACCAGATTGtggtgtatttttattaattgtatgtataattttgttttgtatataatatttattaggttTGTTAGTGTTAGAGTCCCGAACCAAAGAATTAATAAAGTTCATTTACCCGTAGCTATGGTATAACTTGCAACACCATGTTTCTCAAGTATGGAGTAACTCTAACTATTATACTGGTTATAATCTAAGATCCAATAAGTACTCCATGGTGCTAAGAAGAGTGAACTTAACTGGCTTGCCATTCACAGCAACGGGCTAATTCTATCGTAAACAATAATTATAGGTTGAGTATAATATAACATCATAGTGTGCAAGCTATGTCACAACATGATAATTGATAGTTTCTAAATAATGGCACatgactatatatatataatatatatatatattatatatataaccatatatatatatattttatatattgcaCATATATATATTGTCGTATATATAATTCATATACtgtctttatttatatttattttaactcctGAGTGCTGTCTTTACTGTAACGATGTCGTATTAAGACCTAGATGAGAatcataaatattgtatttttttttattatattagtatacaaaagctaaaaaaaaaacctaaaatttaatctgtttatttcaatacttaataacaaaaaaaaacttccgcTTAGACtctaatcttaatatttaaagattttatcgaATCTAATTAACTATAAatcaaattgtaaaaaaacaaagtttatgacttaaagggctgtttcatcaCCCATAGATAAGTCAATGACAAGAGTAAATGACATAAATTGTTTGGTATCATATAGTACCTATTATGTTAGTGGGAAAGGCTGTTTAtcagcaatttaaaaaaaatatttaccagtTGTTTTCCAGTTTTGTTTTGCATTGAAtcatatggatggatggatttttGATTCAATTATTTGTACTTTACGAGTATAAAGTAaattcggcagttattcttaatattcatttgttaaaagtaggtactctaGGACTCacgagaaataataaaaaatattagattaaaTTGTTTTTCACTAGAGTTACAATCATTGCACTTTATACTCTATCCTATACTCTATTTCTGATTCGAGTTTACTTAATACTTTTCCACTTATTGATAAATCTCGTAATGTCATAACCTGGAATCCATCAGAATATATGTGAACCATGATGTTAAGCAATTTCCTACATCGTTTAATTGCAACCACATTAATCAACATCAAAAATAGTccttccatttattttaattgcaggCTAAGATTTCATTTAACATTACTTAAACGTATTGGAAAATTGGATTGTCCAGTCGTAATAGCTACATTACAAATTTGATAATTATTAAGGTTTTAATAAATTTCGACTTCATGTAGAACaatcagaaaaaataattaaaataagattaaacaaaaaaaatatatttacaatcgCTTAATTGTTTAATATCTTAGAAACAACTCAATGGCACCGGATATTGCAGCGCATAAAAAGCTAAAAATTCTAATGTCACTACGAACATTGACTAAAACTAACTACACGCTCAATCaacagaaaatttaaaatatacatataatatatcacTTTACTAAGAAATGCACCGATGATATACATAAagatatgataaaaatatatatttattcgacGTAACTCCAGTTAAAGATTTTATAAGTACCAAAATGCCAATTATAAATCATAATTTCATAAATCACTTTTATAGATTTACATCGCGTGTTCTAGCCACTGTTCATCCTGTAATCAACTCGCTTAAGAAACTATACTTAACGTAACATCAATCGAAACTATTAATAGGTGAACTCTTTATCACAAGGTTATCCCATAATTTAATGATACCTAACAAAAGTCATCGAGGGCACTTTAATAAAGACTctcatattattttaagaaaatatcaAACGTTTTCAAAATCACTAAAATGTATTACAGCGGCGTGGGTTGGATCTCAATTAAATCATCAAAGACCTGGTTTCCGATATATGTTTTGGCTGTACGTCAAGGTGATTCAGAATTGAGATTAGCCCATCCTCATGATGTTGCGCCGCCTCAGCAGCCGCTCCATTGCGTAGAACACGCGATCTGACCCTCAGTAGGGACACACAACTCCCGCCCTGCCCGGCACACCACCAATGGCATCTGGGTAGTGGACTTTGCAAATATCTTTCCAAGACTTATCAGCTTGTTTCCTTGGGTGTCTTTCCACATTCCCGTAACCATTGTAGCCGTAACCGGGGTAAGCGTTCTGGTAACCATAATTCGGGTTTCCGTATCCACTGTATCCATATGATCTTCTTCCGTTACCGTTGATAGCATCGTAGAGAGCGTCGAAGAACGGAGCACTTTCGATGGACGTTACTGCTAGAAGCAGAAGGGTTGTGAAGAGCAGGAGGCGTATGGAAGACATCGCGGAAGGGTTACAAGTGGCAATTGTGTTAATTTAGTTCGCGGTCAGCGTGACCTCGTTCCACGGAAGCTCGCGTCGGGGCTGCTTATTCGCGAATGGTGTCGGGTGTAGTTGCTGCCGGCTTATATACCGGCCTCGGTTTCATCCGACGGCAAATAAACACCGGCGCGTGCGCCGGGTTCACGGTCTCTACCCTGGAATCGCATTGAAGTGTTGACACATTACAGATTGCAGAGGTTAGGTGGCCACTCGCCTACTGTCATAATCTTACGTCATGTCTGGAAACCTTACTTCATTATAACTGTAACAGGGTTTAATTTTCTGACGTTGCATGAAGTTATCCTTAATTTTTTTCTGACGTATTTAAAATTAGGAATAGCATTGATTTAATAATATACTTGTCTTTTCGAATTCGATAAATGATGATAGTTTACATtcaacaattattttataaaaaaaacttcacatTCCTAATGTTATATTAATATCTAAGCTATACTTTTCGTACCACCATTATGTAACATTATAGTATTGTAAGGTGCAATGTTAAGGTAAAACAAAGTCAAGTTCAAGCTGTCCGCTGTGCGTTCACCTCTGGCCGTGAGATGCATTTATTGACGACCAAGACATCGTCGgacgtatttatttaataatttaccgTATGGGTAGTAAAATAAAGTAAGATGAATCGTCTTGAGAATTAAAAGCTTCTGTCCTATAAGTAATTGAATAAAATCGcgacaaatattattttttattggattCAGGAGTTAACTTGATAATGAATTAAGTACTTACAACTTATTTTTCCTTGTTACATCGCAATCACATGTACAAGACAGCTACACACGCACGCGACATGAATAAAACAGCAAGATAAAGttcatatataaatatttttaacaatattacGTTTTGTAAAATTAGTCATAAGGACCCGAAAGATACTTTTTTTCTCACTTATCTATCcgtaagctgaagtgggactgggctggccatgtttgccgcatgccGGATGAGTTgtgggccaagataaccaccgagtggatgcccaccaactcgaaaaggcgacctggcagacctagacggcgatggcgggatgaactggactacttcttgaaggactggcccttgtatgcaggggacagagagcagtggaagtatcgggggaggcctttgctcagcagtgggacagaataggctaataataataattaaaatctaCCCTTTATCTGTTGCTCTTTCCTCTCACAGGGCTgtatttttagaaatttaagtaaaaggaagaaactttttattttcagattggttttttggaatctttttgtattttttatttcaattccaaatgtcatcccgtaaaacctatatcgaaaatacaaactgaaatatagatgcacagaaaaaccagaaaaataagaccagcgctgggaatcgaacccaggtcctcggcattccgtgccgtgtgctataccgctacaccaccgctggactttaattttcttattttttttttattttcacttattATGTGTATTGCTTTGgcttcaaataataaaaaatagcaaaatatattgtataaacctgattaaataaaatactgtgtGTTTACAAACCAGccattaatataataatgaagAACAAAATGCACCTTTTTGCTCTCAACCTTCTAAAAAAAATCTCCATGCAGATTACTAAACTTTTGAAACAATAACATAAATTGTTATGACGGAAAAAGGGAGTGTTGTGTTCGCTGCCCTTAAACTTTTGTTTCGAGCAAAATCAACTCTTGTAAGTACTTAACTTGAATTATTTATATTCATTGCAGATGATGACGAAGATAAACAAATTTACATGATAAAAAactcaataaatttaaataatggacaacttgtataaaaaataactaggtATATTAAACAATGATATAATACTCATGTTGTCTGTATGCTAATATccatattatacctacctacctaaggaCGGAGCTTTGTCtattttataatatgtaaaatCATAATAAGTAGTTTAGTATAAATTATCGCCAATTAGGTAATCCTAATACAGCTAAAcgaataatatctttattttactaatttagcGATATCGTACGAAAATATTAGATCTGAAAAACGGCTCTGTTACGATTGATGAATTTTGTTTTATAGAGGTTTTTTAGTATCAACTTCTGAGAAAAACGTATGATTTTTATAACCAAGCAAATCTAGGTtgccaatttatttatttctaaatgttACATTGAAGTATTTACATAAGTTCtgtatgtaatgtatatttTCTGTATTTTGCTTATTATTGTCGTATTCTTTGTAGTCTTaaataaagaatcattgtattgtatgggtaaggccgcgaattttgaccaatttggacgtttcaaatttggaaggctgataaaaaaaaactgataacacctagaggtttaattttttttttattatatgacacgatataaactctcaaggtcgcaaatgagataattgatttaaacccttttaaaaaaataataaaaatatattaccgtccaaaacgtaacgaaaaatcactattttttttgaccacgagtacttaataccttattatt encodes:
- the LOC141444965 gene encoding uncharacterized protein, whose amino-acid sequence is MSSIRLLLFTTLLLLAVTSIESAPFFDALYDAINGNGRRSYGYSGYGNPNYGYQNAYPGYGYNGYGNVERHPRKQADKSWKDICKVHYPDAIGGVPGRAGVVCPY